The Sinomonas sp. P10A9 genome contains the following window.
TCCGGCACGATCCAGATCGTGGCCACGACCACGTAAGCGGCCACGCCGATCCACACGGAGAGCAGCGTTCCTGCGCACCCGGCCACGTAGATCGCCATGGACCACTTGCCTTTAGCGTCGTTGCTGATCGCGTGGGCCAGCCGGCTCTCGGAGCCCTGCAGCCGGATGAGCCGCGACTGGAAGATCGTGTAGGAGACCGCCGCGGCCAGGAGGTTGACCCCGTACACGAGCACGGGGAGCGTCGCGAGTGCGCTCTCATCCATCCAGCGGGTGGTGAAGGGGACGATCGAGAGCCAGAACAGCAGGTTGAGGTTCGCCCACAGAGCGCCGCCGTCCACGCGGCTGGTCAGGTGCATGAGGTGGTGGTGGTTGGTCCAGTAGATCCCGATGTACACGAAGCTCAGCACGTACGTGAGCAGCGTGGGCACGATCTCTCCGAGCCCGTGCAGGTCCGGTGTGTCCGGGATCTTGAGCTCCAGGACCATGATCGTGATCGCGATGGCGAGGACGCCGTCGCTGAAGGCCTCGACGCGGTTGGTCTCCACACGGACATTCTGTCAGTGGGTGCTGGCAGGATGGGGGAATGCGCATCCTCATCGCCCCGGACAAGTTCAAAGGCTCCCTCACGGCCGCCGAGGCCGCCGACGCCATGGCCGAGGGCGCCCTGGCCATCTACTCCGAGGCGGAGATCGTCCGCATGCCAGTCGCGGATGGCGGCGAGGGCACCCTCGAGGCGGCCGTCGCCGCGGGCTTCGAGGAACGGATCCGCGCCGTGACGGGCCCGCTCATCAAGCCGGTGGGCGCCGCGTGGGCGCTCAGGGGCACGACGGCGGTCATCGAGACCGCGCAGGCGTCCGGCCTCGCCGCCCTCGGCGCGGATCCTGATGCCGAGACGGCTGGCAGAGCCCATTCCTACGGCGCCGGGCAGCTCATCGCGGCCGCGCTCGACGCCGGGGCGACCGAGATCATCCTGGGCCTCGGCGGCTCCGCGATGACGGACGGCGGGTGCGGCGCCCTGCGAGCACTCGGCCTGCGTCCGCTCGACGCCGCCGGGAACGTTGTGCCGCTCGGCGGGGCCGCCCTCGCCGACGTCGTGTCCGTGGATGCCTCCGCCCTCGACCCTCGGCTTTCTAGCGCGCGTCTGCGCATCGCCGCCGACGTCCGCAATCCGCTGGTCGGAACCGACGGCGCCGCGCACGTCTTCGGGCCGCAGAAGGGCGCGGATGCCGAGGCCGTGGCGGCGCTCGACGCCGGTCTGCGCACCTGGGCCCGCGTCCTCGCCGAAGCGACGGGTCGCGACGTCGACGTTCCAGGCGCGGGCGCCGCGGGCGGCTTCCCGGCGGCGTTCCTCGCGTTCACGGACGCGCGGCTCGAGAGCGGCTTCGATCTCGTCGCGGAACTCGTGGGGCTCGATGCGCAGCTGGCCTCGGCCGACCTCGTCATCACGGGCGAGGGGTCGCTCGATGGGCAGTCGCTCACGGGCAAGGCGCCGATTGCGCTCGCGGACCGCGCGCGGGACCGCGGCATTCCCGTCATCGCCGTTGCCGGACGAATCGAGGCGACACCTGAGCAGCTCGCCGAGCACGGGATCGAGGCTGCGGGCGCGCTCGTCGACCTCGCGCCGACTCCCGCTGACGCCATCGCCAACGGCGCCGATTACGTCCGCCGCGCTGTCGCGGAGCTCCTCGCCGGCGCCTGATCCGCCGTCCATCTGGCGGGCGGGGTCACTTTTCAGGGTTGCGGGGTCAGGTCACAAGGTTGCGGGGTCACGTCTCGCGGTTGAGCGGTGCCCCCGCCCGGGGTGGCTAGCGGCCCTGAGCTGCCAGGGCGTCGAGCTGCATGACGAGCCACGGACTGAACGCGTAGGGCGCCGCGGCGACGGCGGCGTGGAATTCGGCGACGTCGGACCAGGCCCACTCGGAGACCTCGTCCGGGTTCGGCGCCGGATCACCGGCGGCGACGGCGCGGAATACCGGGCAGATCTCGTACTCGACGATTCCCGAGACGTCCACGGCGCGGTACCGGAAGTCCGGCAGCACGGGTTCAATGGAGCCGACCTCGAGCCCGAGCTCCTGCTGGGCGCGGCGCCGGATCGCGTCGTCGAACGGCTCTCCCGGCGCGGGATGCCCGCAGAACGCGTTGGTCCATACCCCTGGCCACGTCTTCTTCGAGAGCGCCCGGCGCGTCACGAGCACGCGCCCGTCGGGCCCGAACACGTGGCAGGAGAACGCGAGGTGCAGCGGCGTATGGTCCGTGTGGACGGTGGCCTTGGGCGCGGTGCCGAGGAGTGCGCCGTCGTCGTCCACGAGCTGGACGAGTTCTTCGGTCATGTCCCTATTCTCCGATGCCCGACGCCGCGGGTTCCACAGCATCCTCGGTGGCGGTCCCGCGCCAGCGCGCGAGCGCCGTCATCCCGTGGAACACGATGAGCGCGGCGGCGGAGCCGAGCGCGATGCCCGCAAACGCGAGGCCGCCGAGTTTCCACGTGTAGTCGGCGATGCCGACGATGAGCGCCACGGCGGCGGTCGTGAGGTTGATCGGGTTGGAGAAGTTGACCCGGTTCTGCACCCAGATCTTCACGCCGAGCACACCGATCATGCCGTACAGCATCGTGGCCGCGCC
Protein-coding sequences here:
- a CDS encoding TMEM175 family protein, which translates into the protein METNRVEAFSDGVLAIAITIMVLELKIPDTPDLHGLGEIVPTLLTYVLSFVYIGIYWTNHHHLMHLTSRVDGGALWANLNLLFWLSIVPFTTRWMDESALATLPVLVYGVNLLAAAVSYTIFQSRLIRLQGSESRLAHAISNDAKGKWSMAIYVAGCAGTLLSVWIGVAAYVVVATIWIVPDRRIERAVAGNSTAGDDA
- a CDS encoding glycerate kinase; the protein is MRILIAPDKFKGSLTAAEAADAMAEGALAIYSEAEIVRMPVADGGEGTLEAAVAAGFEERIRAVTGPLIKPVGAAWALRGTTAVIETAQASGLAALGADPDAETAGRAHSYGAGQLIAAALDAGATEIILGLGGSAMTDGGCGALRALGLRPLDAAGNVVPLGGAALADVVSVDASALDPRLSSARLRIAADVRNPLVGTDGAAHVFGPQKGADAEAVAALDAGLRTWARVLAEATGRDVDVPGAGAAGGFPAAFLAFTDARLESGFDLVAELVGLDAQLASADLVITGEGSLDGQSLTGKAPIALADRARDRGIPVIAVAGRIEATPEQLAEHGIEAAGALVDLAPTPADAIANGADYVRRAVAELLAGA
- the idi gene encoding isopentenyl-diphosphate Delta-isomerase, which translates into the protein MTEELVQLVDDDGALLGTAPKATVHTDHTPLHLAFSCHVFGPDGRVLVTRRALSKKTWPGVWTNAFCGHPAPGEPFDDAIRRRAQQELGLEVGSIEPVLPDFRYRAVDVSGIVEYEICPVFRAVAAGDPAPNPDEVSEWAWSDVAEFHAAVAAAPYAFSPWLVMQLDALAAQGR